A genomic stretch from Thalassophryne amazonica chromosome 18, fThaAma1.1, whole genome shotgun sequence includes:
- the LOC117531330 gene encoding uncharacterized protein LOC117531330 encodes MCGSSITNSVTKMEPEAPLRHMPSHQHIISPVKRHSCPSNGFPSSQPPSISSPCCSPPSVRTAAIIGPDPLGWKMRPKSSSASRRDQSARLSLQLPLPVSIPALKPSPAPTSSPSHQPDPIPKNVPTPRPKAQRRHHSDSKAFLRSLATALPVVTLDDLCAVKLRSLPHSDLGSDGVFSEEDEDKNHEEEELGTRGHKIPPPPAVAEKTPTARRLALLIAQSRQPVNQEQTISSVTNLTHSQRDEEHRSPRATENGFNLDISVHRDMSTLSFPG; translated from the exons ATGTGTGGATCATCTATAACCAACTCTGTGACCAAGATGGAGCCTGAGGCTCCTCTGCGCCACATGCCGTCTCACCAACACATCATCTCTCCGGTCAAACGCCACTCCTGCCCCTCAAATGGCTTCCCCAGTTCCCAGCCCCCCTCCATCTCCTCCCCCTGCTGCTCTCCGCCGTCGGTCCGGACGGCCGCCATCATCGGCCCCGACCCGCTCGGCTGGAAGATGCGTCCAAAGTCCAGCTCCGCCTCTCGGAGGGATCAGTCTGCCAGACTGTCTCTGCAGCTTCCTCTTCCTGTCTCCATCCCGGCCCTGAAACCTAGTCCTGCCCCAACGTCAAGCCCCTCCCACCAACCGGACCCAATCCCTAAAAATGTACCTACTCCGCGACCCAAAGCACAGCGTCGCCACCACTCCGATTCCAAGGCCTTCCTCAGATCTCTGGCGACCGCGCTGCCTGTGGTGACGCTGGACGACCTGTGCGCCGTGAAGCTTCGCTCGCTCCCTCATTCAGATTTGGGATCTGACGGCGTCTTCAGTGAGGAGGATGAAGACAAGAACCATGAAGAAGAGGAATTGGGCACACGGGGACACAAAATACCTCCACCACCAGCCGTGGCAGAGAAAACGCCCACAGCCAGACGACTGGCACTTCTTATCGCTCAGTCACGCCAACCTGTTAACCAAGAACAAACCATAAGCAGTGTGACCAATCTGACGCATTCACAACGGGACGAGGAGCACAGGAGCCCGCGTGCTACAGAAAACG GCTTCAATCTGGACATCAGTGTCCACCGAGACATGTCCACACTCAGCTTTCCAGGCTAA